A DNA window from Rhineura floridana isolate rRhiFlo1 chromosome 11, rRhiFlo1.hap2, whole genome shotgun sequence contains the following coding sequences:
- the LOC133366140 gene encoding zinc finger protein 497-like isoform X1, translated as MQESYETVISLAEEIAISWPRITAFTETRGRRGLAPGLEMEPEQGQLAPLQGQAAAAAVATTAGSSEEGILPDFRRQLGVILQTVGKAQVEKMLRELVKEQEQQGRVRQRKRVARSLRPGAGDETGGQNNLEATRAGTVEGPPILSRKPPENELQVPLLCPGMVAGQKQSISGKLFLGDARGCKNSLVHQQTPAGTRWGAGLEPRESIGCNPLHNMSRDSQDAGRVWPPFGERAQFFSGWQKKRCTQRRRRPPAGEKPHRCGPCRRAIVVPPPSSSSPPNSALAPLPNSASASSPVLPLNSVGPPTAHSPAGNSASAQPRKPHACEECGKRFRILVNLERHQQRHAVEKPHQCHDCGRRFRWGCHLERHRRSRRCVECGGGLATPPPPPSPPPEPDRPYSCGECGRRFTQRSALSKHRRLHSGERPYGCGECGKRFLQRSDLTIHVRSHSGEQPYVCTECGRRFSVSSNLSKHRRMHRGERPHACSVCAKRFLQRSELLIHQRAHTGERPYPCTACGKRFARRAHLKRHQRTHGSLPTTTTASRHQSARLLATSAADAATLLERQQHEHERVPDAPEPLSHTNTHGTGPHPPASGPTVFSAARSPVGAASLGLPWAVTSSTRLPFCSSSL; from the exons ATGCAGGAGAGCTATGAAACAGTGATCTCGCTGG CGGAAGAAATTGCCATTAGCTGGCCCCGGATAACTGCCTTCACGGAGACCCGAGGGCGCAGAGGCTTGGCTCCTG GGCTAGAAATGGAACCTGAGCAAGGGCAGCTGGCACCTTTGCAGGGgcaagcagcagcggcagcagtggCAACTACAGCCGGATCGAGCGAAGAAGGGATCCTGCCAGACTTCCGGAGGCAGCTCGGGGTAATCCTGCAGACTGTTGGCAAGGCACAGGTGGAGAAGATGCTAAGAGAGCTGGTGaaggagcaggagcagcaggGAAGAGTCCGGCAGCGCAAAAGAGTGGCCAGGAGCCTCCGACCTGGAG CAGGTGATGAAACAGGTGGGCAGAACAACTTGGAGGCCACACGTGCTGGAACAGTGGAAGGACCACCCATCCTGTCTAGAAAGCCACCTGAGAATGAGCTGCAAGTGCCCCTCTTATGTCCAGGGATGGTGGCAGGACAAAAGCAATCAATTTCAGGGAAGCTTTTTCTTGGGGATGCCAGAGGATGTAAGAACAGCCTTGTCCATCAGCAGACCCCTGCAGGAACGAGGTGGGGGGCAGGCCTTGAGCCTAGGGAGAGCATCGGCTGCAATCCACTCCACAACATGAGCCGGGACTCCCAGGATGCTGGAAGAGTCTGGCCACCTTTTGGCGAAAGAGCCCAGTTCTtctcagggtggcaaaaaaaacgCTGTACCCAGAGACGGCGGCGCCCACCTGCAGGAGAGAAACCCCACCGCTGTGGGCCATGCAGGAGAGCCATTGTTGTCCCACCACCAAGTTCCAGCTCACCTCCAAACTCTGCATTGGCTCCTCTCCCCAACTCTGCCTCTGCATCGTCTCCTGTCTTGCCTCTGAACTCTGTAGGGCCTCCAACTGCTCATTCTCCAGCAGGGAACTCTGCTTCAGCCCAACCCCGAAAACCCCATGCCTGTGAGGAGTGTGGCAAGCGATTCCGAATCCTTGTGAACTTGGAACGGCATCAGCAACGTCACGCAGTGGAAAAGCCTCACCAGTGCCATGACTGTGGACGGCGTTTCCGTTGGGGCTGCCACTTGGAGCGCCATCGGCGGTCACGCCGCTGCGTGGAGTGCGGCGGGGGCCTCGCaacgcctccaccaccaccctctcctcccccagaACCTGACCGGCCCTATTCCTGTGGGGAATGTGGGAGGCGGTTCACACAGCGGTCGGCGCTCAGTAAGCATCGGCGGCTGCACTCAGGGGAGCGCCCTTACGGCTGTGGAGAGTGTGGGAAGCGCTTCCTGCAGCGCTCAGACCTCACCATCCATGTGCGCTCACACTCTGGGGAGCAGCCCTATGTCTGCACAGAGTGCGGCCGCCGCTTCAGTGTCAGCTCAAACCTCAGCAAGCATAGGCGCATGCACCGTGGGGAGCGCCCTCATGCCTGTTCTGTCTGCGCCAAGCGCTTCCTGCAGCGCTCAGAGCTCCTTATCCACCAGCGTGCTCACACTGGGGAGCGCCCCTACCCCTGCACAGCCTGTGGAAAGCGCTTTGCTCGTCGGGCACATCTCAAACGACACCAGCGCACCCACGGCAGCTTGCCCACCACAACCACTGCCTCTCGTCACCAGAGTGCCCGTCTGCTGGCCACCTCTGCAGCAGACGCTGCCACCCTTCTTGAACGTCAACAGCACGAACATGAAAGGGTGCCAGATGCCCCAGAGCCACTCTCCCACACCAACACACATGGTACAGGGCCACACCCACCAGCATCTGGGCCCACTGTCTTTTCGGCAGCCCGAAGTCCTGTGGGTGCTGCTTCGTTGGGCCTTCCCTGGGCTGTGACCTCCTCTACCCGCCTTCCCTTCTGTTCCAGTTCTCTTTGA
- the LOC133366140 gene encoding zinc finger protein 696-like isoform X2 — protein sequence MQESYETVISLAEEIAISWPRITAFTETRGRRGLAPGLEMEPEQGQLAPLQGQAAAAAVATTAGSSEEGILPDFRRQLGVILQTVGKAQVEKMLRELVKEQEQQGRVRQRKRVARSLRPGGDETGGQNNLEATRAGTVEGPPILSRKPPENELQVPLLCPGMVAGQKQSISGKLFLGDARGCKNSLVHQQTPAGTRWGAGLEPRESIGCNPLHNMSRDSQDAGRVWPPFGERAQFFSGWQKKRCTQRRRRPPAGEKPHRCGPCRRAIVVPPPSSSSPPNSALAPLPNSASASSPVLPLNSVGPPTAHSPAGNSASAQPRKPHACEECGKRFRILVNLERHQQRHAVEKPHQCHDCGRRFRWGCHLERHRRSRRCVECGGGLATPPPPPSPPPEPDRPYSCGECGRRFTQRSALSKHRRLHSGERPYGCGECGKRFLQRSDLTIHVRSHSGEQPYVCTECGRRFSVSSNLSKHRRMHRGERPHACSVCAKRFLQRSELLIHQRAHTGERPYPCTACGKRFARRAHLKRHQRTHGSLPTTTTASRHQSARLLATSAADAATLLERQQHEHERVPDAPEPLSHTNTHGTGPHPPASGPTVFSAARSPVGAASLGLPWAVTSSTRLPFCSSSL from the exons ATGCAGGAGAGCTATGAAACAGTGATCTCGCTGG CGGAAGAAATTGCCATTAGCTGGCCCCGGATAACTGCCTTCACGGAGACCCGAGGGCGCAGAGGCTTGGCTCCTG GGCTAGAAATGGAACCTGAGCAAGGGCAGCTGGCACCTTTGCAGGGgcaagcagcagcggcagcagtggCAACTACAGCCGGATCGAGCGAAGAAGGGATCCTGCCAGACTTCCGGAGGCAGCTCGGGGTAATCCTGCAGACTGTTGGCAAGGCACAGGTGGAGAAGATGCTAAGAGAGCTGGTGaaggagcaggagcagcaggGAAGAGTCCGGCAGCGCAAAAGAGTGGCCAGGAGCCTCCGACCTGGAG GTGATGAAACAGGTGGGCAGAACAACTTGGAGGCCACACGTGCTGGAACAGTGGAAGGACCACCCATCCTGTCTAGAAAGCCACCTGAGAATGAGCTGCAAGTGCCCCTCTTATGTCCAGGGATGGTGGCAGGACAAAAGCAATCAATTTCAGGGAAGCTTTTTCTTGGGGATGCCAGAGGATGTAAGAACAGCCTTGTCCATCAGCAGACCCCTGCAGGAACGAGGTGGGGGGCAGGCCTTGAGCCTAGGGAGAGCATCGGCTGCAATCCACTCCACAACATGAGCCGGGACTCCCAGGATGCTGGAAGAGTCTGGCCACCTTTTGGCGAAAGAGCCCAGTTCTtctcagggtggcaaaaaaaacgCTGTACCCAGAGACGGCGGCGCCCACCTGCAGGAGAGAAACCCCACCGCTGTGGGCCATGCAGGAGAGCCATTGTTGTCCCACCACCAAGTTCCAGCTCACCTCCAAACTCTGCATTGGCTCCTCTCCCCAACTCTGCCTCTGCATCGTCTCCTGTCTTGCCTCTGAACTCTGTAGGGCCTCCAACTGCTCATTCTCCAGCAGGGAACTCTGCTTCAGCCCAACCCCGAAAACCCCATGCCTGTGAGGAGTGTGGCAAGCGATTCCGAATCCTTGTGAACTTGGAACGGCATCAGCAACGTCACGCAGTGGAAAAGCCTCACCAGTGCCATGACTGTGGACGGCGTTTCCGTTGGGGCTGCCACTTGGAGCGCCATCGGCGGTCACGCCGCTGCGTGGAGTGCGGCGGGGGCCTCGCaacgcctccaccaccaccctctcctcccccagaACCTGACCGGCCCTATTCCTGTGGGGAATGTGGGAGGCGGTTCACACAGCGGTCGGCGCTCAGTAAGCATCGGCGGCTGCACTCAGGGGAGCGCCCTTACGGCTGTGGAGAGTGTGGGAAGCGCTTCCTGCAGCGCTCAGACCTCACCATCCATGTGCGCTCACACTCTGGGGAGCAGCCCTATGTCTGCACAGAGTGCGGCCGCCGCTTCAGTGTCAGCTCAAACCTCAGCAAGCATAGGCGCATGCACCGTGGGGAGCGCCCTCATGCCTGTTCTGTCTGCGCCAAGCGCTTCCTGCAGCGCTCAGAGCTCCTTATCCACCAGCGTGCTCACACTGGGGAGCGCCCCTACCCCTGCACAGCCTGTGGAAAGCGCTTTGCTCGTCGGGCACATCTCAAACGACACCAGCGCACCCACGGCAGCTTGCCCACCACAACCACTGCCTCTCGTCACCAGAGTGCCCGTCTGCTGGCCACCTCTGCAGCAGACGCTGCCACCCTTCTTGAACGTCAACAGCACGAACATGAAAGGGTGCCAGATGCCCCAGAGCCACTCTCCCACACCAACACACATGGTACAGGGCCACACCCACCAGCATCTGGGCCCACTGTCTTTTCGGCAGCCCGAAGTCCTGTGGGTGCTGCTTCGTTGGGCCTTCCCTGGGCTGTGACCTCCTCTACCCGCCTTCCCTTCTGTTCCAGTTCTCTTTGA